One window of Planktothrix sp. FACHB-1365 genomic DNA carries:
- a CDS encoding response regulator gives MNSNSFRETTILIVDDSPTNLNLLSGFIDNCGWKILIATHSHQAIEIAEIEQPDLILLDVMMPGVDGFETCQHLKNNPQTYDIPIIFMTAVADKLEKVHGLSIGAVDYITKPFQAEEVIARIKIHLKISSLTQQLLEKNQELEQRVLERTAELSQALEDLKQSQMQLVQSEKMSTLGHLIAGVAHEINNPINFIAGNLNHASIYINDLINHLRLYQTYYPKPDQSLIDHADSIDLDYLIEDLPKLISSMKLGTDRISNISTSLRTFSRSDTKVQVAFNIHEGLESTLLILKHLLQATDYRPDIKIIKKYGQMPMVECYPGQLNQVFMNLINNAIDALNESSQSKSYQELLQRPNQIIISTYLVSNSRAVAISIKDNGTGMSEETRKFAFDYLFTTKPVGKGTGLGLSISRKIIEDSHKGRLLCHSQLGEGSEFIIEIPICKELGL, from the coding sequence ATGAACTCCAACTCATTTAGAGAAACGACTATATTAATTGTTGATGATAGCCCAACAAACCTTAATTTATTGTCGGGTTTTATCGATAATTGTGGCTGGAAAATTTTAATTGCAACCCATAGTCATCAAGCGATTGAAATAGCAGAGATTGAGCAGCCTGATTTAATTTTATTAGATGTAATGATGCCGGGGGTTGATGGTTTTGAAACCTGTCAACACTTGAAAAATAATCCCCAAACCTATGATATTCCGATCATTTTTATGACCGCCGTAGCGGATAAGTTGGAAAAAGTTCATGGCTTATCCATTGGGGCTGTAGATTATATTACTAAACCGTTTCAAGCTGAAGAAGTCATTGCTCGAATTAAAATTCATTTAAAAATTAGCTCTCTGACGCAACAATTATTAGAAAAAAATCAAGAATTAGAACAACGAGTTTTAGAACGAACGGCTGAATTATCTCAAGCATTAGAAGATTTAAAACAATCCCAGATGCAACTGGTACAAAGTGAAAAAATGTCAACTTTAGGACATTTGATCGCAGGTGTAGCTCATGAAATTAATAATCCGATTAACTTTATTGCAGGAAATTTGAATCATGCGAGTATTTATATTAATGATTTAATTAATCATTTAAGACTCTATCAAACCTACTATCCTAAACCGGATCAGTCTTTAATTGATCATGCTGATTCTATTGATTTAGATTATTTAATTGAGGATCTTCCGAAACTGATTTCTTCGATGAAATTAGGCACAGATCGAATTTCTAATATTAGTACCAGTTTACGCACTTTTTCGCGTAGCGATACCAAGGTTCAAGTTGCTTTTAATATTCATGAAGGTTTAGAAAGTACCCTATTAATCTTGAAACATTTATTACAAGCCACAGATTATCGCCCGGATATTAAAATTATTAAAAAATATGGACAAATGCCGATGGTTGAATGTTATCCAGGACAATTAAATCAAGTGTTTATGAATTTAATTAATAATGCAATTGATGCTTTAAATGAATCGAGTCAATCTAAATCCTATCAAGAGTTACTGCAACGTCCCAATCAAATTATAATTTCGACTTATTTAGTTTCTAATAGTCGTGCTGTTGCAATTTCAATTAAGGATAATGGAACCGGAATGTCGGAGGAGACTCGAAAATTTGCCTTTGATTATTTATTTACAACAAAGCCTGTCGGAAAAGGAACAGGGCTGGGATTATCTATTAGTCGGAAGATTATTGAAGATAGTCATAAAGGGCGATTATTATGTCATTCTCAGTTAGGAGAAGGATCAGAGTTTATTATCGAAATTCCTATTTGTAAAGAGTTGGGGCTTTAA
- the opcA gene encoding glucose-6-phosphate dehydrogenase assembly protein OpcA, whose product MNTPLVALQKPKDISLSQIEAELSSIWLSQNIGNGKTTAIATRAATFSMVVYEPEEFQQLLGTLGFYAGSIDGIHGTATRDAIKEAQKQYDLPITGRVDPDTLTKLREEFAKLPASKQTISNLDARGFSISETIAAQNPCRIITLCPTLGEDTGVTAQVSAYCPIQKKHEEGLVCCEYITLRGTKAALERVGNIVSSLMIPDLPKFVWWKATPNPEQELFKQLSSCSNCVIVDSSYFSDPESELLKMQDLIEEETYIADLNWHRLSPWQELTASAFDPPERRTSLVEIDNITLDYEKGNAAQALMFLGWFASRLEWKPLSFVDQGGDYELKHIRFMGPNDKEILAELAAIPTADYGEIPGDLVGLRLTSGNPNANCCTILCSETTGCMRMEAGGSAQSCRTEQVIAATDQKAESLMAQQLQRWGRDVLYEESLGLTAQILKLQ is encoded by the coding sequence ATGAATACACCCCTTGTTGCGTTACAAAAACCGAAGGATATTTCCTTAAGCCAAATTGAAGCTGAATTAAGCAGTATTTGGCTGAGTCAAAATATTGGAAATGGGAAAACTACCGCTATTGCGACTCGTGCGGCAACCTTTAGCATGGTAGTTTATGAACCCGAAGAATTTCAACAATTGTTAGGGACATTAGGGTTCTATGCAGGTAGTATTGATGGGATTCATGGCACAGCCACCCGTGATGCCATTAAAGAAGCTCAAAAACAGTATGATTTACCCATTACGGGACGAGTTGACCCCGATACCTTAACAAAATTACGGGAGGAATTTGCTAAACTTCCCGCTTCAAAACAAACGATTAGTAATCTGGATGCACGGGGATTTAGTATTAGTGAAACCATCGCCGCCCAAAATCCTTGTCGAATTATTACCCTTTGTCCTACTTTGGGAGAAGATACGGGAGTAACGGCTCAAGTCTCTGCCTATTGCCCGATTCAGAAAAAACACGAAGAAGGGTTAGTGTGTTGTGAATATATCACCCTGCGAGGCACAAAAGCCGCTTTAGAACGGGTAGGAAATATCGTTTCATCGTTAATGATTCCCGATTTGCCCAAATTTGTTTGGTGGAAAGCAACACCCAATCCTGAACAAGAATTGTTTAAACAATTATCCAGTTGTTCTAATTGTGTGATTGTGGATTCCTCTTATTTTAGCGATCCTGAATCGGAATTATTAAAAATGCAGGATTTAATTGAAGAGGAAACCTATATTGCAGACTTAAATTGGCATCGACTTTCCCCTTGGCAAGAATTAACCGCCTCAGCTTTTGATCCTCCTGAACGTCGAACTTCCTTAGTTGAAATCGATAATATCACCCTTGACTATGAAAAAGGCAACGCCGCCCAAGCTTTAATGTTTTTAGGATGGTTTGCGAGTCGTTTAGAATGGAAACCCCTTTCCTTTGTCGATCAAGGCGGAGATTACGAGCTCAAACATATCCGGTTTATGGGGCCCAATGATAAAGAAATTCTGGCAGAACTCGCAGCTATTCCGACGGCGGATTATGGTGAAATTCCAGGGGATTTAGTGGGGTTACGGTTAACGTCGGGAAATCCTAACGCGAACTGCTGCACGATTTTATGTTCAGAAACCACCGGATGTATGCGGATGGAAGCCGGAGGAAGTGCCCAATCTTGTCGGACGGAACAGGTAATTGCCGCAACGGATCAAAAAGCCGAATCTCTGATGGCGCAACAGTTACAACGTTGGGGACGGGATGTTCTCTATGAAGAAAGTCTGGGTCTGACGGCTCAAATTCTGAAATTACAGTAG